In the Ptychodera flava strain L36383 chromosome 1, AS_Pfla_20210202, whole genome shotgun sequence genome, CAGAACGTGATAAGCACCCGGGATGAGCGACGAGCCTCTCTCTGAAACAgcaagattttccattccaacagcgtGGGAAATTGAACAGCTCATCGGCGACAGATTCAAGTGCAATCAAGGATGTTGCTATGTCTGCTTAGGATATTACTTGTGAAGAAATTGTTACTACTGTTACCGCTCAGGATCGCCAAGTacacttgtcacaatggattgttgcagtgcataatatcaaaacacattaaaaactataataTAAACAACAACATGAGCGTGTGCCGTGTTATAAAACGCCTATAAGCTGGTCTTTATTCGGTCTATAGCACTCGTACATCACatctcgtggccgtgtgttaccaggtACACATTGCTATACACCGCGGtgtacggcctcggggaatagcggatgtgtttctggtaacgcacggcccATCACTGATTAATAAAAAGGCGCTATAGCCCTCGTaaccaggtaataggtgttcaCTATACAACTGTCCTCGCGAACCGTTCCGTTTTGACTGTGTACCATGAAGTCATGGCTTTTGGTGAGTTCCACTGTAGAGGGTGCACTTACTCTGCGTTGGCGTACATACCTTGGTACGTCCCCTACCAAGGGCACCGGGCACAATATGCATGTTGGGGAGCAAGCAATGACAAATGTACACACTGCTACCTTTTGAAATTTTGGTTTAGTTTATTGGATACCTAAATAAATGTATTATTGATCTCTTTCCGAACCTCTGTGATCAGTTGTTGTTTACCTAGCGTTCTTTGCTTCGTCGCCATGTCCCACTTGCCTTTCTATGTTCACTTCAGCTATTGATACTCAAAACTCCATTTACGTCCAAACAACTAAAGATTTAACAGTCGCTTTTGCCCCCTGATATACAGAAAGagaatttattacatgcctcgtatatcgaacgtcgcgcgctccataggattcaatggtaactcgtcgatgacgtcgcgggccgcatagtcatcactggactgaaagtgaaccggaactattttcaacttgacaacgttttgatgtaaaaatgttgaaatttcatgttttgcataggaaatccgAGTtaggaaaattttgcagaaaaaatgataaaccgcataacagtagtttaaatatatcaatgcgccattcgatgataaaaatcgttccatttttaacggattttcatctaagatggaaataaagcatttgattatcatttgccaataaatctaaatatttgagtgaaaactgtgtaagagagacatgtaataaaaacattatagcccaaataagggactatgtaccctcggtacaggagaccatttgccctccctacgtcgggcaaattggtcacctaccctcggcacatagtcccatggaTATATTATTCTGTTACATAAATAATCTCAAAGTCCGCGGGGACCATTTTGTCTTTTCAGCCCTTGTCACCATTTTGATGCTCATCGGCTTATTATTCatacagctttcaaaattatcCATCGACTTCCATCCTCTACCACTTCTTACAGAAGGAAATAACATGATTCGGCTCAGCTGCTAAGCCTATGCTATGTTGAGGTACACGGTATTGCGGACTTGGTGGAGACTCAATGTCAGCAGAAGTCTATTATGAACACACCACACTGCATTGATGATAACTAAAAGTGTTTTATTACGAATGAAAAGTAACCAAAAGAAAACTGCAAGTGTGTACAATAAACATCAAAACTTCTCTAAAAAGCTATACGAAACTATGctatgaataaaaataaagtaaaatatgactaccactacAACACTGCAGAGGGCCCCTCAGCCAATTGAAAAGAGGTAGTTGATGACCTAGAGCCGAAGGCAAGCAATTTTCCCAAGGTTGATGTCCATCCTGCGAGGCCGAAAGTGTGGGAACTAGTAGAATTCCCTGGgaatgggggtcaggatggaatcaaAGGTCCCTTCATGAGAGAAGAGGTAAGGAGAGAGAGGTGGAGAAAGGGGTGGAGGCGGGATTGAAGGCAGTCTACAACAATGAGAGTTGAATTAATGAAACTTACAAGAACAAGGACTGCTGAGACTGTGTGCCGTGTGCAGAGGAGGAACTGATTGGCTGAGAGAGATTTGGAGGGAAAAATGTTGATAACTGATGGTGTCAAGACGCCTGAAGGAAGCAGTGTGGAAAGTTCACAAAACCCATCTGTGTCAAAAACACAATTTAAAGATAAACCTTATTCTACAATGATAAGCTTACAGATACCGTCGCCCAAACACATATTACACTTTTTGAACACGCCACACTACATTCATGATAACTAATATGCTGTACTTATTGCGAATGAAAAAAACAAGCCACAGAAAACTGCAAGTGTATGCAGTGACATAAAAACTCCTAAAAAGCTATACAACACTATGCTATTGATAAAAGTAAAGTAAAACACGACTACCACTGCAAAATTGGAAGAGGAccccttcagtcaagcagcGGAGTGAAAGGGGCAGTTGATGACCTAAGGCAAAGGTCTAGCAACTGCCCCGTGTTGGGGTCTATCCTGCGATGCCGAAAGTGTGGGAATTAGCAGAATTCCCGAGGAGTGGGGTCAGAATGGAATCTAGGCTCAAACAAAGGAAGAATGACTGAAGTGACCCCAAGTGATGGCAGTCTACCACCGGTGAAAAATGAGAGTTGAATCGAAGAAAATTGCAGGAACAAGGACTGCTGACTTAGGCTGTGTGCCGTGTGCAGAGGAGGAACTGATAGGCTGAGAGAGATTTGGAGGTAAACATGTAGACAACTGATGGTGTCAAGACGCCTGAAGGAAGCAGTGTGGAAAGTTCACAAAACCCATGTGTGTGAAAAATACAGATTACACATAAACCTTATTCTACAATGACAAGCTTACAGATAATGTCGCCCAAGCTTCTCCCATGTCTCTGTTTGGTAACAAAGCTGAAGACAACAATATTTTAGGAATAGAGTTTCATGAGTTTCACGCCCTTACGTGTACATGTACGAGATGTGCAATATAAAAACctacattttaaacataatgaCACATATACTGACAAACTTTAAGCTGGCTTTCGTATAGTGTAGCGTTTTTGCTGGAGCGTCAATGCAGATGTCATCAAGACAATACAATTATAGTGTGTATATTCCTCTTCTAATTTCATCGATGAAATACAACCGCGGCAAAGCCAGTGCATaggtaactgattgtaataTAAACACTAATAGTAATTGATATGTAGTCTAAATGCGCCTTGTGTATCTATACTTTGTCGCTGTCAGTAAGAAATCTCAGCAGGGTGGCGTTAAATGGTACTGTCTTCAGGAAGTCCATGCCAAGTTGATTTCTTATATTTATGTTTGGCAAGGAGACTTCTCATATCTAAACCAAGCACCCTGTGGTTTATTAGctctttatcagtaaaataaagGTGCCGCCTCTATACTTTAAGGTTTTCCATTACTTGTTGCTGTTgtagtttctgtttgtattacaatcagttatctATGCACTGGCTTTGCCGCTGTTGTAATAAAAATGATTACGCTATAATAAGTTGCTCTAAACAATTCAGGAACACATGAGAAGCAAAATTTTTTCCGCATTTATTCTATATCATTCAAattttttgataacattttatttGATGTGATTTAACATTTGTTTATGAACGGTCTGACACCCACGAGCAcgcttgtttttcttgactatTTATACTTTAGTGGTATTTGCTCAGGTGCTAGAGAGATGTAGTACAGTCCGTTATAACCACGCTTGCAGTAGTATCCCATCTCTGCTGGCCTACCTCTCTTTGTCTTCTTCACTGGCTTTTCGTATCCAGGAGTTCCATCGAGAACTTGGTTTGTAGTCAGTACGCCTGGATGTTTTATAGTGTAATTGTAGTAATCCAAGACACGGGAATGACTGCCACCGATGCCGCTACATCCTGGTTGCTCTGTACCGTAGTTAGGGTAGAAGTCCACGTCACCGAGTGGTATCAGCGTTCCGAAGTGATTTACGGGATAGAAGTTAGGCCAGAAGCCCTCGTCGTATCCATTGGTGTGGATAACATCTACAAACTCTGCGTCCGACTTTGATAGCATCTTGTCTCTTGCACCATCAGGTTCTTCAAAATCAGGACCAGCTGGATCAAGGCCTGTTATCCTGGAAAAGACTCCACTAGAACGCCCTGCTTTGCCAAGCAAGTGGGCGCCTAGGCTGTGGCCAACACCATGTATCTTTATACCAGGTTTCTTTACCTTGATTTTCTTAGCTACATCTCCTAACCATTCACCAACTGATTGTGTAGTTGCGGCTGCTGTGTGgttttagtccagtcaaaatagggttagacccaccacaaattgcaacagaatttttttcttcagaatgcatttaagtgaggtacccagaacaacatattaaaagtttactcgaatccaccttggggaaatatgtctaatttgcataaatcaaatatggctaccAACCAtcctacaaaataacataattggccatatatcacatgttaaacaagctatttcagtgatttcaaagtctgacactagttatttggctcagggaatcattttggaggtataatgtttcatataggcacttcattaatttgcataattccaatatggcggccaacattcctacaaaagacattttcggtcatataccatatattaaacaagctctttcagtaattttaaagttaaaagtatatttcttaggcacGGACAAATGATTTTCGAGAGATgcggtaatttattaatttgcataaatccaatatggtggccaacattcctacaaaggacacTGTCGGTCACATACCatgcattaaacaagctatttcagtgattttaaacttttaatatttttctttggtatgaagaaacacttttagtggttcaatttttacaaagaaccattgataatttgcataaattaaatatggccgccatattaatgccccatggcttaatagcttctaatataaataagggtttggtatagtgtttagcactaggaaactatcaagaagaaactgttgaGTCCTTCGACATTcaattttagctcatatttggtattgataCAAATACCAataagagcttatatggtgagtcgatggtgtctgtatgtctgtatgtatgtatgtatgtatgtatgtatgtatgtaggtatgtatgtgcggatgtatgtccgtcacacgcaaaggctcccatgccgccaaagctaccatctcagtatttggtgtacaggtagatgcaggggctgagatgtgatgttgtttcagtgtcaaaaatatgcaaatgaggtaagaaaagggggaaatcctgcaaatgtgcaggagtggtggcaataactgaaacagcgcacacatctgagtaagaggtttttgacctttaatctatttgtatgcaggtatgcgggagtggtggcagtaactgaaacagcttattTGTCATTTCTTGTGATtatttatgaactgtgacatattaacagatctgctcaAACCATGGATGCCTATTTCTGTATatccatggttgaaacattctctgctatgcatgttgccaaagttgacctccagtacctaaagtttcagacgttatttacttttgtcattcttgtttttctggtttaaatatttcttgttgtttttctggttgtgcagaaatcattgtcataacatcaacgtagaattttcctgcactgaacagatagaaacaaaacttattgttgatctttggtatgtaccaattctgatcaaatttgagcgacaccggaTATAATTGCggtatatttaaaatttaatttttctacatgtgacgactgttaatgattgttagtcttctgaataatatattctctttctgaatataacattggattcatctgtgtacggcattttcgtaatttgtatgggtgtttaacactgtacagtgtcaaaacatgtaatctgtaatgtttactgttaaaaaaaagacgtgttcaaaatctttagtttttaatttagactgaacccccttcttatggatgggtgcatctttataagatcccctagatgacaggcaagaagtcatcacacataacagcaaaaatacaataaacacaacaaagctaaaaaacagaaaaatgatatgaccaaaataaaaaatgccataatacacacaaaACTTAGCactttgcaaacaatgtcagattaataaaaactttatggacacacagactaaaaaaaatctgaaaactgcatgctttagcaaaggcttacaAATTAATCCaaaaacagaatccaactattacacaatacaaacaagtacatcttgagtcatttttccaagtgtcatttttccagatgtacatgcttgtatcgtgtaacagttgggtTCCGTTGGgctgatgagttgtttgaattaattttaagcctttccTAAGCAtgccattttcattttttgtgagtttatgtgttgatcaagtttttaagagtctgacattttttgcatcagaattttattgcaaaacaaaatagttgttttgttatatagcatttaaaaaacaatgtgaaaatttcagaaaatttgacccagccagactagagttatattctttgcaaatcttgaaattcggataaaagggaagcagaaaatcgggtaatttgcataaattaccccTTCTATATCATGCTACTTACGACTGCtagccaagctaaaaggtgagcctaaccaatttttaatcttgggttaacaaattaatcaaattggatgaatatttgcaaaaaaaaatattttgagcaaaatacgctgcattgggtgcagtgccctcttaacagtttttcttgatattccggTTGCTAAAAACTCTACAGAACCTTATTTATATAAGAAGCTATTTggtcattaatttggcagccatatttaatttctgaaacttatcaaagtgtcttttaaaaacattgaaccgcaaaaggtgtttctttatgctcaagaaatatatttaaacttcaaaatggccgaaatagATATCAATGcatgatatatgacagaaaatgtcttttgtcggTATATTGGCCAACCTattagatttatgcaaattaacgaagtgccaaggcaaatcattgcacctcaaaaatcatttgtccatgccaaagaaatatatctTTAACtatgaaatcacagaaatagcttgtttaaccctttgactgctgtaagtatttacaccaaaattttaatgcaatattttaccaatttctgtgaacttttctgtacgttttttcataagttttgaccaaatggatatcattttccagcagctacagttttttatcaaaattttggcaaaaagcagaaaaattgactgtgataCATTTTACATACTTGACAATAAaagactttggcgcccaaagagttaatacgtggtatatgacagaaaatgtcttttgtatgtatgttggcaaccctattggatttatgcaaattaacgaaataCCTAAGTATGCAAATCACTGCATCTCGAAATtttttgtccatgccaaagaaatatactttaactttgaaattacagaaatggcttgtttaaccctttgactgctgtaattttttactccaaaattttaatgcaatattttacccatttctgcgaacttttctgtacgttttttcataaattttgaccGAATGGATACtatttttcatcagctacatttgttatcaaaattttggcaaacagcAGAAAAAGTGACtgtgttacattttataaagatgacaaaaatggaccgtggcgcccaaagggttaatacgtggtatatgacagaaaatgtcttttgtaggtaagttggccaccatattgtatttatgcaaattaacaaagtacCTATGcaaaatcattgcatctcgaaaaacgtttgtccatgcctaagaaatatacttttaactttaaaattactgaaagagcttgtttaatatgtggtatatgaccgaaaatgtcttttgtaggaatgttggccgccatattggaattatgcaaattaatgaagtgcctatatgaaacattatacctccaaaatgattccctgagccaaataactagtgtcagactttgaaatcactgaaatagcttgtttaacatgtggtatatggccaattatgctattttgtcggatggctggcagccatatttgatttatgcaaattagacatatttccccaacgTGGATTCgggtaaacttttaatatgttgttctgggtacctcacttaaatgcattctgaagaaaaaaattctgttgcaatttgtggtgggttaggtgccaaaatgtcgtagattgactggactatatgTCCGCAACCAGTCGATAATGCCTTCTTGTGAGTATATTTCTGCCCTTAGAGTTTGCAAAGCTTCGTCTCTTTCCCGTATAGAGATAAAGCTAGCCTCTGATCGGACCTCTTCATTTACCGTTTTAAAAGAGTCAAGTTCATACCGTACAGACATAAACTGGGCTCGTGATTCGATGTCAGAAATTCTCATTTCGAACGAAGTTAGCTGACTTTGTAAGATACTGATGTGCCAAGCTGCTCCCTGTTTCCAATCACAGCGTATGACCGTCTGAGTAGGGTCCTCTTCCACCATTAGGTTTTGCATGTCTTTCATCCAGAGAGCCTCCATGTCGCTCTTGAAACCATGGATAATGAAGGTTATTTTTTTCTGCATCAAGGAACCCTTGCTCGCGCAATTGTTCCACAATGGACGGAGAGTCTGGATCATACTTGATCGTTCCCGATAATTTACTGCCTTTCTTTGCTTCCATCT is a window encoding:
- the LOC139144954 gene encoding pancreatic lipase-related protein 2-like, translated to MEALWMKDMQNLMVEEDPTQTVIRCDWKQGAAWHISILQTAATTQSVGEWLGDVAKKIKVKKPGIKIHGVGHSLGAHLLGKAGRSSGVFSRITGLDPAGPDFEEPDGARDKMLSKSDAEFVDVIHTNGYDEGFWPNFYPVNHFGTLIPLGDVDFYPNYGTEQPGCSGIGGSHSRVLDYYNYTIKHPGVLTTNQVLDGTPGYEKPVKKTKRGRPAEMGYYCKRGYNGLYYISLAPEQIPLKYK